The following are encoded in a window of Fusarium verticillioides 7600 chromosome 6, whole genome shotgun sequence genomic DNA:
- a CDS encoding nascent polypeptide-associated complex subunit beta, translated as MSSAEVQERLKKLGLSARTGYVFALRCFYPGKGTPRRKVKRAPARSGADDKKLQLALKKLNTQPIQAIEEVNMFKQDGNVIHFAAPKVHAAVPSNTFAIYGNGEDKELTELVPGILNQLGPDSLASLRKLAESYQNLQKEKGEDDDEIPDLVEGENFENEPKVE; from the exons atgtcgtccGCCGAAGTCCAAGAAcgtctcaagaagctcggccTGAGCGCCCGAACTG GGTATGTCTTCGCATTGCGATGCTTTTATCC TGGAAAGGGTACCCCCCGACGAAAGGTCAAGCGTGCGCCCGCCCGCTCCGGCGCcgacgacaagaagcttcagctcgCCCTTAAGAAGCTGAACACTCAGCCCATCCAGGCTATTGAGGAGGTCAACATGTTCAAGCAGGACGGAAACGTCATCCACTTCGCTGCTCCCAAGG TTCACGCTGCTGTTCCTTCCAACACCTTTGCCATCTATGGTAACGGTGAGGACAAGGAGCTCACCGAGCTTGTCCCCGGTATCCTTAACCAGCTCGGCCCTGACTCCCTTGCTTCCCTGCGCAAGCTCGCCGAGAGCTACCAGAACctccagaaggagaagggcgaggacgatgacgagatcCCCGACCTGGTCGAGGGTGAGAACTTCGAGAACGAGCCCAAGGTCGAGTAA
- a CDS encoding 60S ribosomal protein L24 has protein sequence MRTYEDTFSGARIYPGKGKLYVRGDSKIFRFQNGKSESLFLQRKNPRRIAWTVLYRRQHRKGISEEVAKKRTRRTVKSQRGIVGASLDVIKEKRNIRPEARSAARAQAIKESKEKKQADAAAKKSEKAKLAAQASKGQAVRQVSKQGAKGSAPKVQAKSR, from the exons ATGCGAACCTACGAGGACACCTTCTCCGGCGCGAGAATCTACCCTGGCAAG GGTAAGCTCTACGTCCGTGGCGACAGCAAGATCTTCCGATTCCAGAACGGCAAGTCGGAGTCTCTCTTCCTGCAAAGGAAGAACCCCCGCCGTATCGCATGGACCGTCCTCTACCGCCGACAGCACCGCAAGGGTATCTCTGAG GAGGTTGCCAAGAAGCGAACTCGCCGCACCGTCAAGTCTCAGCGAGGCATCGTTGGTGCTTCTCTCGACgtgatcaaggagaagcgcaaCATCCGACCCGAGGCCCGTTCCGCTGCCCGAGCccaggccatcaaggagagcaaggagaagaagcaggccgatgctgctgccaagaagtCCGAGAAGGCTAAGCTCGCTGCCCAGGCCTCCAAGGGCCAGGCTGTCCGACAAGTCAGCAAGCAGGGTGCCAAGGGCTCTGCTCCTAAGGTTCAGGCCAAGAGCCGTTAA
- a CDS encoding oxidoreductase: MSELKAGDNFPEGVWFSYIPPSPETSEFTTCGTPVPFNASQEFKNKKVVLVSIPGAFTPTCSGSHIPSYLEHVDKIKAKGVDQVIVIAVNDPFVMSGWAKANGITDDKILFMSDKDAKFSQTIGWNIGERTGRFAIIVDQGKVVYAARDEEPGSIEKSGALGVLAQL, translated from the exons ATGtctgagctcaaggccgGTGATAACTTCCCAGAGGGTGTCTGGTTCAGCTATATCCCTCCCTCGCCTGAAACCTCTGAGTTCACTACTTGTGGTACACCTGTCCCTTTCAACGCCAGCCAGG aattcaagaacaagaaggttGTTCTTGTCTCTATCCCAGGTGCTTTCACGCCTACTTGCTCCGGCTCTCACATTCCTTCCTACTTGGAACAcgtcgacaagatcaaggccaagggcgtTGATCAGGTCATTGTCATCGCTGTCAATGACCCCTTTGTCATGAGCGGCTgggccaaggccaacggCATTACCGATGACAAGATC CTCTTCATGTCCGACAAAGATGCTAAGTTCTCCCAAACTATCGGTTGGAATATCGGTGAGCGAACTGGACGCTTTGCGATTATTGTCGACCAAGGCAAGGTCGTGTACGCTGCAAGGGACGAGGAGCCTGGAAGCATCGAGAAGTCTGGTGCCCTAGGCGTCCTGGCCCAGCTGTAA
- a CDS encoding type II pantothenate kinase → MTPVSEHEDAIAQELQAPAHPLDHKRRRTMTSTDEIDSTIIRPGSVRINVKGAFIVDPDTATPASTSGASAGGAAAHNGRMSPTHPETSDIRLPYHTAIVSHIAIDIGGSLIKLVYFSREVDSTDPGGRLNFQSFETDRIDDCVEFMRHLRDNQLVNGSQPGELCVMATGGGAYKYYDKIRAALEVDVSQEDEMECLIIGLDFFITEIPREVFTYSETDPMHFVVPQDNIYPYLLVNIGSGVSFLKVTGPRSYQRVGGTSLGGGTLWGLLSLLTGARTFDEMLEQAAHGDNANVDMLVGDIYGTDYGKIGLKSTTIASSFGKVFRMKREAESAAEDGRSATPEDASFNSADVSRSLLYAISNNIGQIAYLQSQIHNLSNIYFGGSFIRGHRQTINTLSYAIKFWSKGEKQAYFLRHEGYLGAVGAFLKRKPKNWGRKGSLEGMDDLAELRTNLREGAPISSTS, encoded by the exons ATGACTCCCGTCTCGGAACACGAAGATGCGATTGCACAAGAACTACAAGCTCCGGCGCATCCTTTGGACCACAAGCGCCGCCGTACCATGACGTCGACCGATGAAATAGACAGCACCATCATCCGCCCTGGCAGTGTCAGAATTAATGTCAAAGGCGCTTTCATCGTCGACCCCGATACGGCGACGCCAGCCTCTACCTCTGGCGCAAGCGCGGGCGGTGCTGCAGCTCATAACGGCCGAATGAGCCCGACGCACCCCGAAACGAGCGACATCCGGTTGCCATACCACACTGCGATTGTGAGCCATATTGCGATTGAC ATTGGCGGATCGCTTATAAAGCTCGTTTACTTCTCGCGCGAAGTTGATTCTACGGATCCCGGCGGCCGACTGAACTTTCAAAGCTTCGAAACAGATCGCATTGATGACTGTGTGGAGTTTATGCGACATCTGCGTGATAACCAACTTGTCAATGGCTCACAACCGGGAGAGTTGTGTGTGATGGCGACTGGTGGTGGCGCGTACAAGTATTATGACAAAATTCGAGCCGCACTCGAAGTGGACGTATCgcaagaggatgagatggaatgTCTCATCATTG GACTCGACTTTTTCATAACCGAAATCCCCCGCGAGGTCTTTACGTACTCCGAAACAGATCCCATGCACTTCGTCGTGCCACAGGATAATATATATCCTTATCTGCTCGTAAATATCGGCTCAGGCGTCTCATTCCTCAAGGTCACTGGGCCAAGATCATATCAGCGAGTCGGAGGTACATCACTCGGTGGTGGTACTCTCTGGGgtctcttgtctctgctCACTGGCGCGCGAACTTTTGACGAGATGCTTGAGCAAGCCGCTCACGGCGACAATGCCAACGTCGATATGCTAGTTGGCGACATCTATGGAACAGACTATGGCAAGATAGGACTCAAGAGCACAACAATCGCTTCGTCCTTTGGTAAAGTTTTTCGTATGAAGAGAGAGGCCGAATCAGCAGCCGAAGATGGCAGATCTGCTACGCCGGAAGACgcatccttcaacagcgCAGATGTTTCAAGGTCTCTCCTGTACGCCATCTCAAACAATATTGGACAGATCGCCTACCTGCAGTCCCAAATTCACAACCTATCCAATATTTATTTCGGTGGTTCTTTCATCAGAGGCCATCGTCAGACCATTAACACACTAAGCTATGCCATCAAGTTCTGGAGTAAGGGGGAGAAGCAAGCATACTTCCTCCGTCATGAGGGTTACCTGGGAGCAGTTGGCGCATTCCTCAAAAGGAAGCCCAAGAACTGGGGCCGCAAAGGAAGTCTTGAGGGCATGGATGACCTAGCTGAGTTACGGACGAATCTCCGCGAAGGGGCACCTATCTCCAGTACATCATAA